The candidate division WOR-1 bacterium RIFOXYB2_FULL_36_35 genome includes the window AAAAAGTTTCAAGAGATGATGCTGTAAAATGTATAGATGATGCTTCATTAATTTTAGATTCTATAAAAAAATATATTGAAAGAAGAAAATAAGCCTTATTTAAGAACCACCATGAAAAGAAAGCAATCTTTCAACATAAAAACACTTTACATTATATTGTCAGGGATTATTTTATGTTTAATCCTGCTACATTTATATATATATACAAAAAATATAACCATAAAGTATGAAGTGGCAAATTTAAAAATCAAACAAAAAGAGCTCAAAAGTAAAAACAGGATACTTAAAAGTAACTTCGCATCTGAAAAATCCCTTCAAAAAATAGAAAAAACAGCAAAAGAAGAATTAAATATGGACTATCCTAAAGATGTTCATTATATAATATTAAAGGGGGAAGAGAAATGACAGTCCGCACAAGATTCGCGCCAAGCCCAACAGGAGCGCTTCATGTTGGAGGAGCCCGCACAGCTCTGTTTAATTGGTTGTTTGCAAGAATTCAGGGAGGAAAATTCATCCTGAGGATTGAAGACACAGACAAAATAAGATCAACAAACGAAGCTATAAAAGCAATTTATGATGGTATGGGCTTTTTAGGATTGGACTGGGACGAAGGGCCAAAAACAGGAGGAGATTTAGGCCCTTACATGCAAACAGAAAGATTAAACATCTATAAAGAATATACCGAAAAACTTTTAAAAGAGGGGAAAGCTTATTATTGTTTCTGCACGACAGAAGAACTTAACAGACAGCGCAAAGAAGCGGCAGAGAAAAAAGAGGCTCCAAAATACAACCAAAACTGCAGAAGGTTGACAACAGAAGAGGCGTTGGAAAGAATAAAAAACAATCTTCCTTATGTTATAAGATTTTCTATGCCCCCCTCTATAAAAATAGAGATAGACGATTTAATACGGGGAAAAGTTGTCTTTGACAGCGATCTGCTCGATGATTTTGTCATCATGAAATCGGATGGTTTTCCAACTTATAATTTCGCAGCTGTAGTAGATGACCACTTAATGAAAATAACTCATATTATTAGAGGAGACGACCACCTGTCAAACACGCCGAGACAGATAGTTTTGTATGAAGCGTTCGGGTTTAAATTGCCAAAATTCGCGCATATTCCCATGATTTTAGGAAATGATAAAAAAAGATTATCCAAGCGCCATGGGGCAACATCTGTAATTGATTACAAAGATATGGGATATCTGCCGGAAGCTATGATTAATTATTTGGCTCGTCTCGGGTGGGGACACAAAGATGAGGAGCTATTTTCAAGGGATGAACTCTTAAAAATGTTCTCTTTGGAAGGGGTCACCAAAAACCCCGCCATATTTGATATGGAAAAATTAAACTGGTTAAATGGCCAATATATAAGGAAGGCCATTCCT containing:
- a CDS encoding glutamate--tRNA ligase encodes the protein MTVRTRFAPSPTGALHVGGARTALFNWLFARIQGGKFILRIEDTDKIRSTNEAIKAIYDGMGFLGLDWDEGPKTGGDLGPYMQTERLNIYKEYTEKLLKEGKAYYCFCTTEELNRQRKEAAEKKEAPKYNQNCRRLTTEEALERIKNNLPYVIRFSMPPSIKIEIDDLIRGKVVFDSDLLDDFVIMKSDGFPTYNFAAVVDDHLMKITHIIRGDDHLSNTPRQIVLYEAFGFKLPKFAHIPMILGNDKKRLSKRHGATSVIDYKDMGYLPEAMINYLARLGWGHKDEELFSRDELLKMFSLEGVTKNPAIFDMEKLNWLNGQYIRKAIPERIVDLCEPLLINAYENHDIRYISKIVALFLDRLVVIPDIVGLTEYFFKDDFSFTEKGLDNLKKEGAIEILKELREKIPKVEPFNKEELEKTFKGLAAERGVKLGVIIHPCRAALTGRTESPGIYDVIEVLGKEKTVKRIDKTLSTTSLVNPDYSPR